One window from the genome of Hoplias malabaricus isolate fHopMal1 chromosome 18, fHopMal1.hap1, whole genome shotgun sequence encodes:
- the ptrh2 gene encoding peptidyl-tRNA hydrolase 2, mitochondrial yields the protein MDSEYTSLALAMLAGVGCGLCCGWYLKGWLSKPARGLMAGCGNPSENSVMGESGEFKLILVIRSDLKMGKGKVAAQCSHAAVSAYKQVQRRNPDLLKQWEYCGQPKVVVKAPDEESLMELLMHAKEVGLTVSLIQDAGRTQIAPGSRTVLGVGPGPSDLVDKVTGHLKLY from the coding sequence ATGGACTCTGAATACACTTCATTGGCTTTGGCCATGTTGGCTGGTGTTGGATGTGGACTGTGTTGTGGATGGTACCTCAAAGGGTGGCTCAGTAAGCCTGCACGTGGCCTGATGGCTGGTTGTGGAAATCCCAGTGAAAACAGTGTTATGGGAGAGAGTGGCGAATTCAAATTGATTTTGGTAATCCGGAGTGATCTCAAAATGGGGAAAGGCAAAGTGGCAGCTCAGTGCTCTCATGCAGCTGTATCTGCTTACAAGCAGGTCCAGCGCCGAAATCCAGACCTTCTGAAACAGTGGGAATACTGTGGTCAGCCTAAAGTAGTGGTCAAGGCACCAGACGAGGAGAGCCTTATGGAGTTGTTGATGCATGCAAAAGAAGTTGGGCTGACTGTCAGCCTTATTCAGGATGCTGGAAGAACGCAGATTGCTCCAGGTTCAAGGACTGTTCTTGGAGTTGGACCAGGGCCTTCAGATCTCGTGGACAAAGTGACTGGACACTTGAAACTCTACTAG